The Bacteroidota bacterium genome includes the window GCTAATTCAATCATAGCAGGTGCTCCATCGATTGCACAAATTCGAAAATCAGGTCGGTGATGCACCAAGTAACTAGTAATAGTACCTGGACCACATCCTATTTCAAGCAGGTTAACCTTATTTGCAGCTATAGAATTGCAAAAGTTAAGATAGCTTGAATCATACAAATTCAGTTGGCTAAATTTATCGTGATAGGCCGCTGCAAGATTGTTCCAGGTTTCTAATGTATTGGTCGATTTTTCGCTCATAACTTAGTTGATTTTTACCCCTATTTTTTCTTTAGCAAGTTGGGAAAAAAAATTTCACATTTGTAAAGTAAATTTTAACTATTCTTCAAAAAATGAAAAAAATTAAACTCTTTCTGGTTTCAATAGTAATTTCTACGAGCTTTATAAAAGCTCAAGTTCCAACGTATGTGCCTACTAGTGGATTGAAGGCTTGGTGGGGCTTTGGGTCCAATTCAAACGACCAAAGTGGTAATGGCAATAACCTTACTAATTCCGGAGCAACATTCGTAGCTGACAGAAATGGGAATGCTTCTTCTGCTGCTAGTTTTGATGGAGTAAGCAGTGCGATGCAAATTACTTCACCAAGTTTTACCTTTTCTCCAACAGGTGCTTTTACGTATTCATTTTGGATGAAAAAAGAAAGCCAAGTTTCTGCTGCTGGAATTGTAATGATGAGTGGTGTAAATACCACCGGTGTTTTTATTACTTTAATTCAAGGAGCTAGTAATTTCACTTTTGGAACCAACAAACAACAATCGTCCTGGTTTTTTCTATCCTGTGCACATACACTAAATGTTTGGGACCATTATGTTACAACCTTTAATGCAGGGGTTATGAAAATTTATAAAAATGGAGTTTTTCAAAATACACTAACTTATACGCATACAGGTGCAACATCAGCAACAATTCCATTTTATATTGGAAGAGGTTTAAATGCTACCGGCGCAAACTACAAAGGAGCTTTAGACGATATTGGGATTTGGGACCGAGAACTTTCGACTACTGAAATCAATGCTCTATATACCAGCATTACAGATGTTAAGGAAACTAGCACTAGCGATCAACTTATGGCTTATCCTAACCCTGCTCTAAATGTTGTAAATTTTGAAACAACACCTGCCGAAATTGGCAACAATTATGTCGTTTATAATGTAACTGGAACCATTGTTTATAAGGGAACTATAAACTCACGTGTTACCCAAATTAATACACAGCTATTTCCAGCCGGCAATTATTACATTGAATGTGGCGAAAGTAAAAAGGTAATTTATAAATTTTTAAAGCAAAGTAATTAAGCGCTCTAAATCTTCATTTATAAGCCCTGAACCACAAAGTTCAGGGCTTTTTTGCAGCCATATATTTTATTATCTTTGCGCGCTCAAAATAAGAGAGATATTCTATACTAATTTTTAACAACAATTGAAGAGATTAATCTC containing:
- a CDS encoding T9SS type A sorting domain-containing protein; translated protein: MKKIKLFLVSIVISTSFIKAQVPTYVPTSGLKAWWGFGSNSNDQSGNGNNLTNSGATFVADRNGNASSAASFDGVSSAMQITSPSFTFSPTGAFTYSFWMKKESQVSAAGIVMMSGVNTTGVFITLIQGASNFTFGTNKQQSSWFFLSCAHTLNVWDHYVTTFNAGVMKIYKNGVFQNTLTYTHTGATSATIPFYIGRGLNATGANYKGALDDIGIWDRELSTTEINALYTSITDVKETSTSDQLMAYPNPALNVVNFETTPAEIGNNYVVYNVTGTIVYKGTINSRVTQINTQLFPAGNYYIECGESKKVIYKFLKQSN